The following DNA comes from Candidatus Eremiobacteraceae bacterium.
ACGAAGGTCGCTGCGATCCTCGCGACCGGCTCGATGATGTGGTACCTCGCGCGGAACAAGCGCTTTGCGGATCCGGGCAAGGCGGTCATCGCGTGGCTCGCGTACGGCAGCTACGCGTCGCTCACCATGCTGTGGGGCTACCAGGTCGACATCGGAACGTTGACGCTCTGGGGCACCCTGTGGCAGCTCATCTTCTTCTACGTGATCCTCGCGGTCGCGCGCATCGAAGAAGACGAGTTCCGGATCGTCATGGTCTCGTGGCTCATCGGCTGCATGTTCGCGTCGGTGTTCGGCGCGACCGTCTTCGGCTTCGGCGGCGCGAAATTCGATAACGCGGGCCGGCTCAAGGCGCATTTCAATCCGGACAACAAGCTCCTCTCCGACCTCTTCTCGGCCTCGTTCGTCTTCCCGGTCGCGCTCGTCACGATGTACATCCTGCGCGCGCAGTGGGGCTTGAAGAAGATCGGCCTTCTCATGGTTTTCGCGATCCTGATCGTCGGCCAGTTCGTCGTCGGGTCGCGCGGCGGTATCCTCGCCGACCTCCTCGTGTGCGTCTACTACTTCTTCAAGGGGCGCTACCGCGGGCAGCTCTTGTTCCTCGCCGCGCTCGCTTTCACGGTGAGCTTCGCGTTCCCGACGGCGACCTGGGGGAGGTTCCTGAAGCCCGACCCTTCGGGCGGCTCGGGGCGCATCGAGATCTGGAAGGTCGGTCTCGCCGCGCTCAAGGACAACTGGCTCTTCGGCGGCGGCTTCGCGCAGTTCGAGAACTTGTACGACAAGTATTTCCTGACGGTCTGGAACCAGTTCTACGAGCACTGGCACCGCGGCCCGCATAACATCATCCTGCAGGCATGGGTCGAGCAGGGCCTCATCGGCCTCGGCATCATGCTGCTCGCGTGGTGGATGACGTACAAGTCGATGGCGCACATCCCGAAAGGCCACCCGCGTTACGACGAACGCGTGGCGGTCGAGGCGGGCGTCTTCGGCGCCTTCGTCGCGGCGATCTTCGTCGGCGTCATGCTCTCGAAGTTCACATTCTGGATGTACACGATCGTGTCGCTCTATCGCCAGGTCACGCTGCGTTCCGTCAACGCGAGCCTCGCGGCGAAGGCGCCGCTCGATCGGGTCGTCGTTCTCGATACGGGGCCGCCGCCCGAACTCGAGCCGCTGCCCGTGCCCGGCCCGGCCAGTTGAAGCGCGCAGAGTTCCTGCCGTATTGCCGGCCGGCGCTCGGCGCTGACGACATCGCTGCGGTCGTCGACACGCTCGAACGCGGTTGGCTGACGACCGGACCGCTCGTCAAGCGGTTCGAAGCTGATTTCGCCGCCGCGTGCGGCGTCAAGCACGCGATCGCGCTCAACAGCTGCACCTCGGCGATGCATCTTGCGCTCATCGCGCTCGGCGTCGGTCCGGGCGATGAAGTCGTCTTGCCTGCGCTCAGCTTCGTCGCGGCCGCGAATCTCGTGCTCCAGCTCGGGGCCGAGCCCGTCTTCTGCGACGTCGAAGCCGATTCGCTCTGCTCGACGGTCGCGACGATCGACCGCGCGACGTCGCCGCGGACGAAAGCGATCGTCACGATGCACTATGCCGGACGGCCCGCCGCGGCTGCGCCGATCTCGGCATACGCGCGCTCGCGCGGCATCAGCGTGCTCGAAGACGCGGCGCTCGCGGTCGGCACGCTCGACGACGGCCGCTGGCCGGGCTTTTGCACCGACGCTGCAGCGTTCAGTTTCTACGCGACCAAGAACGTGACGACCGCCGAGGGCGGCATGCTCGTCACCCGCGACGACGAGATCGCCGAGCGCGTTCGCAGCCTGTCGCTCCACGGCATGGACAAGGACGCATGGAAGCGCTACGAGCGCGGCGGCGCGTGGCGCTACGACGTGCTCGAGACCGGCTACAAGTACAACATGCCGGACATGGCAGCCGCGATCGGTCTCACGCAGCTCGCGAAACTGCCCGCGAACCAGAAGCGCCGCGACGAACTCGCGGCAGCCTATGTCGCCGGGCTCGAGGATGTCCCAGGCGTCGCCGTCGCGGCCTTGGGCTCGATGCGAACGAATGACCGGCACAGCTGGTGCGTGTTCCCGATCCTCGTCGACGAACAGACGGCGGGCATCTCGCGCGACGCGCTCATCGAGGCGCTGCGCGACCGGAACATCGGCACGAGCGTCCACTATATCCCGTCGCACCACTTCACCGCGTACAAGCACCGGCGCCACGGACCGCTGCAGGTGACCGAGGCAGAGTGGCTCAAGCTCGTCTCGTTGCCGCTCTTCCCGGGGATGAGCGACACGGATGTCGCCGACGTCGTCGCAGCGATCAAGGACAGCGTACCGGCTGCCTCGCGCTCGCGCGTCGGTCTGTGACCGCGCTAACCCGCCCGCTGCGATAGCCGGCACACTACCCCACCGGTTCACTCGAGAGTGAGCCGCCGCATGGATAGACCCATCGCCAATCCTTATGATTGGCGTGACTACTCGTCGTGGGGACGGGCCGCGCTTACGCGGTCCGCGTTGTGCTCAACTGCGATCATCGCTCGGATTTTTACGACTAGCAAGCGCGATAGCCGCGTTGTCGGCCGTATTTCTTGTCGGCGGCTGCGGAGGCGGCGGGGGCGGCAGCAGCGTCGTCCAGCCGGTGATCGTTCCGCAGAAGAAGCCCACCCCGACCCCGACCCCGTCCGGTGCTCCCTCGCCGACGCCGACACCGTCGTCCACGCCGCATCCGTCGCCGACGCCGAGCAGCACGCCGACGCCGAATCCGACCGCGACGCCGACGCCGCATCCGACCGCAACGCCGACACCGCATCCGACGCCGACGTCGACGCCGCAGCCGACGCCGACCCCCGGGCCGATCTCGATGATCCACGTGCACACGTGGCAAGACCTGGCTACCGGTGACGGCAATCGCCTGTCGTCGTGGACCCAGACGACACCGTGGCTCGACTACGTCGACACCGACGCGCAAGATTCTCTCGCGATGCACGACGCCGGTCTGACCGTCGCCTTCTACACCATACCGAACCGCCAAGGCCCTGGCGATCCGATGTATTCGAACGACGAATCGACATTCGCACACGACTGCTCCGGTAACCGCATCGATTCGCTCGGGGTCGGCGTCGGCCGCTACCTCATGGATCCGCACTCGACCGATCTCGGCGGGATGTGGGAATCGTACGTCCAGAGGATGGTCGGCAACGGCGCTTGGATCGACTACGTCTTCGAAGACAAGGCCGATAACATCAATAAGACAAGCGCGCCGCCGTGCAATTTCGACCAGACCGATTGGACGAACGCGAGCAACCAGCTCGACTCGTACATGACCTCGCACATCATCTACAACTCGCTGAGCAACACCGGCTCGCAAAACGGTCAGCCGACCGTCGCTCCCTCGATCGCGCTCAACCCGGGGGCCGCCGGCGGCATGTCGGAAGACTGCTACTCCAAACAGGACAACACGCTGCGCACGAAAGTCTCGTGGCAGGCGACCGAACTGACCGAGATCGACATGGCGAACTCCCAGAAGTTCTTCGTCTGCAACGGCGGCATGTCGACCGCCGGATCGACGGCGATCCAAGCGCGCCTCTATCAATACGCGTCGTATCTGCTGACCTACGACCCGAACACGACGTTCTATATGACGCACTATGGCGACTACTCCGGCCTGTTCGTCTATCCGGAAGTCCAGCTTGTGGCGAAGCAGCCGGTCATCGCGGAGCCGTCGAACATCGCATCGCTGCTCCAATCGGGCGGCACGTACGCGCGACAGTACCGAGCGTGCTACGTCGCGGGCAACTTCGTCGGCCCGTGCGCAGCGGTCGTCAACAGCGGCAGCGCGGGCATGCAGTCGCAGCCCTTCCCGTATCCGGGGCAATACGCTCACACGCTCGTGCTGAGCGGCAGCGGCGTGCTCGACGGGGGTTCGATCGCGACGAACGGCCCCGCGCCGCCTTCGTCGGTGGCGCCGAGCACAGCGGTCATCGCCTTCCCGTAGGTCGCAAGTCCCGCCGTTTCGGCGGGTGGCCTAGACGCGCGGCGTGAAGCGAACATCCCGTGACGCCGTTCCCCACATTCGATAAGGCTCGCACAGCCCTCACGGAGCGAGCGGTGATCTTCGCGCGTCGCGCGGGCCGCCTTTTCCCGCGCGTCTATTTCGATCGCGACGGCGACTACCGCCACACGCTGCTGCTCGTCGGCTCCGGACGCAGCGGAACGTCGTGGGTTCCCGACGTCATCAACTACGATCACTCGTATCGCTATCTATACGAGCCGTTCCACTCCAAGCACGTGCCTGCCGCGCGCGACTGGCTTCCGCGGCAGTACGTCCGCATCGACGACGACGAACCGCGGCGCGTCGACCTTGCGACGAGCATCTTCACCGGCCGCTTGCGCAATGCGTACGCCGACGCGTACAACCGCTGCGTCGTCGTCCATCGTCGCCTTGTCAAAGACACGCGGCTCCAACTCGCGCTCGGTTGGATCCGCAAACGCTTCGTCGGGATGCCGATGATCTACCTCATGCGGCATCCATGCGCGGTCGTCAACTCCCGCATCCAGCTCGGGCGCGATTGCGATCTCGCGCGCATGTTCTTCTCGCAGCCCCAGCTCATGGAAGATCACCTCGGGCCTTTCCGCACCGAGATGGAGCGCGCGCGAGACGATTTCGAGCGGCACGTGTTCATCTGGTGCGTCGAGAACTACGTGCCGATGCGCCAGCTGCACGCCGGCGACGCGCATCTCATCTTCTACGAGGACGTCTGCGAGAATCCCGAAGGCGAGCTGCAGCGGCTCGCTGCATTTCTTGGCGCCGCCTTCGACGAGCGCGCGATGCGCAACGTCGGCAAAGCGTCGGTGCAGGCGCGCAAATATCACGGCGGCCGCACGAGCGCGATCGTCACGGGCGCGAGCCTCGTCGAAGCGTGGAGAGCGTACGTCTCACCCGAGCGTGCGAAACGTGCCATCGAGATATTGCGTTTGTTCGGCCTAGAGGCTATCTACGACGAAGACCCCAGGCCGCGCGCTCACAGCGCGGACGCGATGTTCTCACAGAGTTCTAACGGACCCACGGTGCAGGCGTCCCGCTGATCATCACTGAAATCACGAAGCCGGAACGTTTCGACTGAAAAGGAGAGCCGGGCTTGGGTAAACGTGGTTCTATGTTGAGCAGATTGAGCGAACGCTGGCGGCCGGTGTATCGGCCGCGCTGGAATTCGCTCCGGAGCAGGCTCATCTTCGAGACGAACAACGACTACCACAGCGCGGTATTCCTGTCGGCGGCGGCGCGGACGGGAAGCACGTGGATCTCCGAGACGATCAACTATCGCAACGACTACCGCTACCTGTTCGAGCCGATCTCGCTCTATCGATATCTGTTGACCGACCGTTACCGCCCGCTCTTGCCAGGACCGGAAGAAGGCATCATCGCGCGTTCGCCCTACCATTTCGTCCACGACCGCGAACCGATCGACACGCGCCTCCAGTATATCCGCCCATCCGACGACGATCCCGAGCTGCGCGCGCGCGCCGATGCCGTGCTCACGGGCAAATTCAAGAACCCGGCGGTCGACCAATACAATTACACGCCGCGAATGGTGTTCGCGAGGCGGCTCATCAAAGAGACGAAGTCCGGTCTGTGGCTGCGCTGGCTGTACGAGCAGTTCCCCGGCCTGAAGATCATCCACCTCATCCGCCACCCGGTGCCGACGATCCAGTCGCGGCTCGAGGGCAAGGCGGACAACGATCCGTCGCTGCGCATGCGCTACTTCCGCAAGCTCATCTTCGGACAGCCCGACCTCGTCGCCGATTGGCTCGAGCCGTTCCGCGGCTTGCTCGAATCCGCGACGACCGTGTTCGAGCAGCGCATGGTGGTCTGGTGCATCCAGAACTACGTGCCGCTGCGCCAGTTCAAGCCCGGCGAGATCCATCTCGCGTTCTACGAAGATTTCTGCATCGAGCCAGTCGAGTCGCTGCGCAAGCTCTTCACGTACATCGGCGAGCCGACCGACGATCGCACGATGATGCGTGCGCTCAGCAAGATGAACGCACCGTCATCGACGGTGCACGGCCGCACGATGGGCGAGATCGCGGGCTCCGGCCGGATCGACGGCATGCGGCAAGTGTCGAAGTGGCAGGCGCGCGCGACCGAGGAACAGATCGCGACCGCCGATCGTTTCCTCAAGGCATTCGGCATGGACGCCATATATACGGTGACCGATCCTCTACCCCGACAAGGAGGTACTCTTGCGCTCAGTCCGTCTCATTAGACTTATCGCAATCATATTTCTCGCGTTCTTCATCGCGAACTGCCAGAGCCATCAGACGAGCTCGGCGGCGTCGAACGGCGTGCCGACGCACGTGCTCTCGTACACGTTCTTCGGCGTCAACGGCGTGCCGAAAGGCGAACCGACCGTCGACATCGCGAGTGCGGCTAAGTGGACGACGTGGGCGATGTCGAACATCCCGATGTCCAAGCAGCTGCACGCTGCCGGCATGAAGACGATCTTCTATACGAATCCGAACCGCGTCGCGCCACGCGACAAGGCGATCTACTCGAGCGACGAGAGCCAGTTCGCGCACGATTGCTCGGGCAAGCGCATCCTCGTTCAGAAGGGCGAAGAGCGCTACCTCACCGATCCGACGTCGCCGGCCGCGCAGAGCGCTTGGAAGTCGTTCGCGAATCAGGCGATGAGCCAAGGTCAGTTCGACGCGATCTTCGACGACACCGCAGCCTCGACCGGCTCGCTCTCCGGCTTGCCGTGCAATTTCGACGAGAGCAAATGGATCGACGAGCACGTCGCTTTCGTCCAGTCGCTCGGCGTGCCCGTCATGGTCAACGCGCTCGGCGACGGCGATCTGCCGCACCAAGGCAAGGGCGCGAGCGCGACCTACAGCGTGAGCCCGATCCTCCAGATCGTCGCGCGCGCCAGCAACGTCATGGGCGGCACGTTCGAAGACTGTTACGCATCGCCGAGCCACGCGTCGAACAAGGGCGGCGACGTGACCGCCGGATCGTATTGGGAGCAGACCGAGAACACCGAGCTCGCCGTCGCGCGGCTCGGCAAGATATTCGTCTGCAATCAGCGCGCCGCGCACGAGGCGATGGCCGACGCGATCCCCGCGCGCACCTTTGCCGAGGCGTCGTTCCTGCTGACGTACGATCTGAAGTCGAGCATGATCCGCACGCAGTTCGTCTCGCCGTCGTGGTTCAACCTCGGCCCCGAGATCGAGCTCGTCGCTCTCGATCCGGTCGTGCCGACGCCGCAGACGGTCGACTCGCTGCGCTCGTCGAGCGGCGCATACGGTCGCGAGTACCGCTCGTGCTACATCGCGGGTTCGCCCGTCGGACCTTGCGCCGCCGCGGTCAACCCGGTCGTCGGCGGGTCGCGTCCGTTCCCGTTCTCAGGCTATACGCACACGATGGTGCTGCAGGGTGCGGGGATACTCGACGGCGGAACGATCACGTCGAACGGTCCGGCGCCCGGATCGATCGCTTCGCTCACCGGCGTCGTCGCCTTCAAATAACGCGTCCTCGCCGCGTTGATGATCGAACCCGCTCCCGACCCCGTAGCGGTCGAGCTTTAGCTCGACCGCCGCGGTCTCTGGAGTCGTCGCGGCGGGAGCATGTCGCTCTCGCGGGCACGCGGCGATCCGGGAAATACTTACCTTCCGCCGCTGTCTTCGGCGCCTCTCGGCGCCTCAGAACACCCGCTTAGAGCGACATGCTCCCGCCGCGCCTGTCAACACTCGTCCGCCCGACATGGCGCCGAATGCCGTCGGCCCGGCGAGGGATCGCCTCAAGCGGGGCTTGTGAGGCGGCGAAAGCCGCCGAACAGAGCGGCGTAGGTAAGTCTGACCCGATTCGAGCCGCGTCCCCGCGAAGGCGATACCCTCGCCGGGCCGACATCGAGATCGACGCATTGAGAAGGTCGAGGGCAGATACATTACATAGGTGGCGGCGATGAGGCGCGTCTTGCTCGTCGCGTATTACTTTCCGCCGCAGCCGAAGGCCGGCGCGCTGCGGCCGAGCTATCTCGCTGCGAACCTCAAAGAGTTCGGGTGGGAGCCGACGGTTCTCACCGTCGATTTTCCCGGCGATCCCGGGATTGATTGCAAGATCGTCCGCGTCAAGCAGTTGGGGAAGAGCGCCAAACTCGATTTCGTGGCGGCCGGCGAGGCCGCCGCGAACGCGAAGCGGCGTTCGGGGTTCGAACGTGCGCTGCGCGACGCCGCGCGCAACATCGTGTATTTTCCCGACGATGCGGTCGGCTGGTTGTGGCCGGCGCGGACGGAAGCGCTGCGACTGACCGCGCAAGAGCGCTATGACGCCGTCATCAGCACTGCGCCGCCGCCGTCAGCGCATTTCGTCGGACGCGCGGTCAGCGTGTCGCGTCGGATCCCTTGGGTCGCCGACTACCGGGATCTGTGGAGCGGGCCGGCAGGTCCGTACTTCGATCGCGAATTCGGCCCGCTCAAGCGCGCGTACTCGTACGCATGGGAGCGCTGGCTTCTGCGCCGCGCTACGTCGCTCACCGCGCCGACGATGGCGCATCGCGACGCGCTCGCCGAATACTTCGGCCGCCCCGACGCGATGATGATCCCGAACGCCGCCGACATGGCCGCGTGGCAGGGCATCGACGCGCCGCCGCCGCGCGAGTTCCGCATCTGCTACGCCGGCAAGCTCTACGCGAAGCTGCGCACGCCCGATGTCGTTTTCGCCGCCGTCGCGCGATTGCGCCGATCGAACGCGCTCGTCGGCCGCGCCGTGCGTTTCGATTTCTTCGGCGAGGATCCCGAGCTGGTCACCGAGTCGGCCGACAGGCACGGCGTGCGTGACGCGGTCGTCGTGCACGGCGAGGTCGACCGCCGGTCGGCCCTCACGGCGATGCGCGCGTCTGCGGTGCTCCTGCTCTTGCTGAACACGGCGGGCGACCTCGACCACATCGAGATCGCCAATCCAGGCAGCAAGATACTCGAATACTCCGGTGCGAGGCGGCCGATCCTCGCTGTCGGCGCAGCCGGCAACGCGGTCGAACGGATAATCCGCGAATCGGGGCTCGGCGTCTTCGCGAGCGATGAGTCCGCGTGCGCATCCGCGCTCGCGGCGCTGTACGATGATTTCCGCGCTGGCAAGCTCGAGCCCGTGCCGCTTCCGGGGTGGCATCCGCCGACGCCCCGCGATCTCGCCGGCGGGTTCGCATCGATCCTCGACCGGATCGCAGACGACTGATGTGGCCGACAGCGACCGCGCAGGCCGGTACGGAAGACGCGTTGTAGTCAATCGCGTGGACGCATTGACGCCGATCGATTTCGGGCGCCGCTCGGCGGACAGATGATCGCACGCGCGAAGTCGGCGCTCAAGCAGGTCTACCTGCGTGCGAAGAGCGCCGCGATCGTCGATCGCGGCGCCGATCTTAAGGCGACGGTCTTCCTCGCAGGCGGCGCGCGCAGCGGAACGACGTGGCTCTCCGAGCTCATCAACTACGACAACTCGTACCGATACATGTTCGAGCCCTTCGGCGTTCGACAGCTCGGCGATTTCTGGTACGGTTCGTACCTACGGCCGGACAACGCGGACGCCGCGACGCGCGAACGCGCGGAGTTCATCCTCAGCGGCCGTTTTCACGATCCCTGGGTCGATCAGTTCAACAAACGCCTCTCGGTCGAGCGCCGGCTCGTCAAGGAAGTGCGGGCGAACCTCTGGGTCAAGTGGCTGCGCACGCAGTTCCCGCAAGTGCCGGTCGTGCTCATCATGCGTCACCCGATCCCCACCGTGCGATCGCGCTTCAAGAGATATTTCGATGCGAAAGACCGTTCGCTCGTCGACACCGACCCAGCGAAGCGGACCGCGGAGTTCCGCCATTACCTGCTCGATCAGCGCGAACTCGTCGAAGACCATCTCGCGCCGTTCAAAGACGTCATCGAAAACGCGCAGAGCGTGTGGGACCAGCGGCTGCTCATCTGGTGCGTCCAGAACTACGTGCCGCTGCGCCAGCTGAAGTCCGGCGAAGCGTACATCGCATTCTACGAGTCGTTCTGTCTCGATCCCGTCGGCGAGCTGCGCAAGCTGTTCGCCTTTCTCGGACGCGACGTCGATGACGCCGCGGCCAAGCGCGTGTGGAAACCGTCGCCGATGGCGCGCTACGACACGATGCCCGATCCGGCCACACTCGTCAGCGGTTGGACGAAGAAGGTGACGGACGCGGACGTCGCGCGCGCGGTCGAATTGCTGAAGCTTTTCGGCTTGGACGACGTCTACGGCGCCGATCCGATGCCGAAACCGGCGGGTCTCGCAGCGCACGCTGCCGCAGCCGACGCAAGGTGAGACCGCGGCGGTCGAGCTAAAGCTCGACCGCTACAAGGCCTAGGGCGCTGACTGAGCGCGCGCTACCGCGTTGAACATGCCTTCGCCCGTCAGATTGCGCAGCGCGACGTATACCTTGCCGCGCAGCGTCAACCCGCGCTCGCAGATATAGCGCCGGACGATCTCGCCGCCGAACTCTTCCTTGAACGCGTTCACTTTGAGCAATTCGGCGTCGGTCTTGCCGTGATACCAGCCGCCGAGATCGAAGACGGGGATGCCCGCCTCCTTGAACGCGAGGATATCCCGCCACGTCTGGAAGCGGTGCGCCCGTCCGACCATCTGGCGCTCGGCCTTGTCATCGCGGAAGAACGCGATCGAGTGGAGCTGGCGTGCACGTTGCGGCGTGCGGTAGTTCGCGTGCCACGCGAGCTCGCGCCCTTCGGTCGTCCGAACGAGCGAGAGATCGAGGACGCCGGACTTCGCATACGTCATCGTCAGCTCGCGATCGAGCGGTGCAAGACCCTTGTGAGACGCGAGGTCGTCGAACGCGGCGAAGAATCGGGCGACTTGAGCGTCGTCGCACGGGAAGAAGCGTTCGTAGACGACCTCGCCGCTCTCGGCGCAGCGCCGGATCTGACGGCGCGCCTCCGGCCGGAGCTTCGAGAACAACGCGTCCTCGCTCGCGGTCAGATCGAATTCGATCGTGTAGAACTCGACGCAGCGATAGCCGGCGAGCGGTTCGAGGACGTGGAAGACTTCGTGGACGTCGACCCCGCGACGATCGTCGCGGGCATCGAACCACTCCTCGCCTCGGACGACGAAGCGCCTGCGGTACGTGAGCAACCCTTGGGCTCTTAGCTTTGCGGAGCGCCGGGCCGTGCCGGCGAAGGCGACGGCGATGGAGCGCCGCCGATCGGGGCGAACGTCGGCACGACGATCGGCGCCGGTGTGACCTGAAATGGCATCGGCGTCACGGGAGCGTAGGCCGGCGCAGGCATCGGCGTCACCGTCTGCGCGGTCGGAGCGGTCACCGGTATTTGTTTGTACGAGATCGGCACGCGCACGGGGTGCGTCGAAAACCGCGCCGTCGAGACATTGACGGTCGACGGCTTCGGAGCCGGCGCCTGCGCGAAGCCGGCGAGTTTCGCGGTGCCCGGTCCGGGCGTGATCGACGGGAGCGCACGGGGTTGGTCGAGGTTGGGGAACATGACCGTCGGCGAGGGATAAAAGCTGTTGAGGTGCAGCCGCTGGGTGACGAGCCAGTACACACCGATGATGACGAAGAGGAACAGGAAGCCGGATATCATGAGCTGGCGCATTACCCACATTGTACGGTCGAAACGCGCGCTTCACCTAGGCGTGTTCGACCCATAGCAGGGGCCGTTCGACCCTCTGGCCGCGGGAGGCTTGGCCCGCTCGGCGGGCCAATCGACATCGCAACGCAATCATGATCCACCGTCTACCGAAGGCGTTCCGAATAGCAGTCAACCGGGGCCGCGTACCGCGGCGCGCGTTCGACACGCTCGTCGCCGACCTCAACCCGACGATTCGCGTCGACCCCGGGATCGAAACGGCGATCGATGCCGGCATCGCTTGGCTCGCACGTGCGCAAGACGAGTCGACGTCGCACGATGGCGGCGTCTCGAAACATTTCAGCCTCATCTCCGGCTGGGGAAGCTCGTACCCCGAGACGACGGGCTACATCGTGCCGACCGCGATCGCGTACGCGCACTTGCGCGACGATCCGTCGCACGTCGAGCGCGCGCGGCGCATGCTCGAATGGCTCGTATCGATCCAGCAGCCGGACGGCTCGTTCCTCGCCGGCGCGATCGGATCGCGCCACGCGGTGCCGACGACGTTCAATACCGGCCAAATCCTCATCGGGCTCGCCACAGGCGTCGTCTCGTACGGCGAGCGCTACTTGCCCGCGATGCGGCGCGCGGCGGATTGGCTCGTCGAAGTGCAAGACGCCGACGGCGCGTGGCGGGCGCATCAATCGCCGCTCGTACGGCCCGGTCCAAAGGCATACGATACGCACGTCGCGTGGGGACTGTTCGAAGCGGCGCGCATCGATCCCGATCGCGGGTACGGTGAAGCCGGCTTGCGCAACGCGCGCTGGGCGCTGAGCCTTCAGACCGACAACGGATGGTTCGAGCAGTGCTCGATCAAGAACCCAGAAACGCCGGCGACGCACACGATCGGCTACGCGCTGCGCGGCGTCCTCGAGGCCTACGCCTACAGCAAAGACGCGTCGCTGCTCGCGGCGGCGCGCAAAGCCGCCGACGGCTTGTGGCTCGCGACGAAGCTCGGCGGCTTTCTTCCCGGCCGCATCGATCGTCATTGGCGTG
Coding sequences within:
- a CDS encoding O-antigen ligase family protein, which encodes MIDTRAIVYRPFWPVFWKWTAISLGVGAYVLMAFIGFNLAMAPTGCPMFWNVFAIYCGSHTGMALALCLFMTPLAAYFAIKRPWLFPVSLYALLVPSDSYLNFTSFTGGSSLTKVAAILATGSMMWYLARNKRFADPGKAVIAWLAYGSYASLTMLWGYQVDIGTLTLWGTLWQLIFFYVILAVARIEEDEFRIVMVSWLIGCMFASVFGATVFGFGGAKFDNAGRLKAHFNPDNKLLSDLFSASFVFPVALVTMYILRAQWGLKKIGLLMVFAILIVGQFVVGSRGGILADLLVCVYYFFKGRYRGQLLFLAALAFTVSFAFPTATWGRFLKPDPSGGSGRIEIWKVGLAALKDNWLFGGGFAQFENLYDKYFLTVWNQFYEHWHRGPHNIILQAWVEQGLIGLGIMLLAWWMTYKSMAHIPKGHPRYDERVAVEAGVFGAFVAAIFVGVMLSKFTFWMYTIVSLYRQVTLRSVNASLAAKAPLDRVVVLDTGPPPELEPLPVPGPAS
- a CDS encoding DegT/DnrJ/EryC1/StrS family aminotransferase; this translates as MKRAEFLPYCRPALGADDIAAVVDTLERGWLTTGPLVKRFEADFAAACGVKHAIALNSCTSAMHLALIALGVGPGDEVVLPALSFVAAANLVLQLGAEPVFCDVEADSLCSTVATIDRATSPRTKAIVTMHYAGRPAAAAPISAYARSRGISVLEDAALAVGTLDDGRWPGFCTDAAAFSFYATKNVTTAEGGMLVTRDDEIAERVRSLSLHGMDKDAWKRYERGGAWRYDVLETGYKYNMPDMAAAIGLTQLAKLPANQKRRDELAAAYVAGLEDVPGVAVAALGSMRTNDRHSWCVFPILVDEQTAGISRDALIEALRDRNIGTSVHYIPSHHFTAYKHRRHGPLQVTEAEWLKLVSLPLFPGMSDTDVADVVAAIKDSVPAASRSRVGL
- a CDS encoding sulfotransferase, which translates into the protein MIFARRAGRLFPRVYFDRDGDYRHTLLLVGSGRSGTSWVPDVINYDHSYRYLYEPFHSKHVPAARDWLPRQYVRIDDDEPRRVDLATSIFTGRLRNAYADAYNRCVVVHRRLVKDTRLQLALGWIRKRFVGMPMIYLMRHPCAVVNSRIQLGRDCDLARMFFSQPQLMEDHLGPFRTEMERARDDFERHVFIWCVENYVPMRQLHAGDAHLIFYEDVCENPEGELQRLAAFLGAAFDERAMRNVGKASVQARKYHGGRTSAIVTGASLVEAWRAYVSPERAKRAIEILRLFGLEAIYDEDPRPRAHSADAMFSQSSNGPTVQASR
- a CDS encoding sulfotransferase produces the protein MLSRLSERWRPVYRPRWNSLRSRLIFETNNDYHSAVFLSAAARTGSTWISETINYRNDYRYLFEPISLYRYLLTDRYRPLLPGPEEGIIARSPYHFVHDREPIDTRLQYIRPSDDDPELRARADAVLTGKFKNPAVDQYNYTPRMVFARRLIKETKSGLWLRWLYEQFPGLKIIHLIRHPVPTIQSRLEGKADNDPSLRMRYFRKLIFGQPDLVADWLEPFRGLLESATTVFEQRMVVWCIQNYVPLRQFKPGEIHLAFYEDFCIEPVESLRKLFTYIGEPTDDRTMMRALSKMNAPSSTVHGRTMGEIAGSGRIDGMRQVSKWQARATEEQIATADRFLKAFGMDAIYTVTDPLPRQGGTLALSPSH
- a CDS encoding putative glycoside hydrolase, which codes for MRSVRLIRLIAIIFLAFFIANCQSHQTSSAASNGVPTHVLSYTFFGVNGVPKGEPTVDIASAAKWTTWAMSNIPMSKQLHAAGMKTIFYTNPNRVAPRDKAIYSSDESQFAHDCSGKRILVQKGEERYLTDPTSPAAQSAWKSFANQAMSQGQFDAIFDDTAASTGSLSGLPCNFDESKWIDEHVAFVQSLGVPVMVNALGDGDLPHQGKGASATYSVSPILQIVARASNVMGGTFEDCYASPSHASNKGGDVTAGSYWEQTENTELAVARLGKIFVCNQRAAHEAMADAIPARTFAEASFLLTYDLKSSMIRTQFVSPSWFNLGPEIELVALDPVVPTPQTVDSLRSSSGAYGREYRSCYIAGSPVGPCAAAVNPVVGGSRPFPFSGYTHTMVLQGAGILDGGTITSNGPAPGSIASLTGVVAFK
- a CDS encoding glycosyltransferase, which translates into the protein MRRVLLVAYYFPPQPKAGALRPSYLAANLKEFGWEPTVLTVDFPGDPGIDCKIVRVKQLGKSAKLDFVAAGEAAANAKRRSGFERALRDAARNIVYFPDDAVGWLWPARTEALRLTAQERYDAVISTAPPPSAHFVGRAVSVSRRIPWVADYRDLWSGPAGPYFDREFGPLKRAYSYAWERWLLRRATSLTAPTMAHRDALAEYFGRPDAMMIPNAADMAAWQGIDAPPPREFRICYAGKLYAKLRTPDVVFAAVARLRRSNALVGRAVRFDFFGEDPELVTESADRHGVRDAVVVHGEVDRRSALTAMRASAVLLLLLNTAGDLDHIEIANPGSKILEYSGARRPILAVGAAGNAVERIIRESGLGVFASDESACASALAALYDDFRAGKLEPVPLPGWHPPTPRDLAGGFASILDRIADD
- a CDS encoding sulfotransferase — protein: MIARAKSALKQVYLRAKSAAIVDRGADLKATVFLAGGARSGTTWLSELINYDNSYRYMFEPFGVRQLGDFWYGSYLRPDNADAATRERAEFILSGRFHDPWVDQFNKRLSVERRLVKEVRANLWVKWLRTQFPQVPVVLIMRHPIPTVRSRFKRYFDAKDRSLVDTDPAKRTAEFRHYLLDQRELVEDHLAPFKDVIENAQSVWDQRLLIWCVQNYVPLRQLKSGEAYIAFYESFCLDPVGELRKLFAFLGRDVDDAAAKRVWKPSPMARYDTMPDPATLVSGWTKKVTDADVARAVELLKLFGLDDVYGADPMPKPAGLAAHAAAADAR